The segment TTATCACTGCAGAAACGCTCACGGGCAGCACCTGCCATTTCAAAACGCCCACAAACATAAATGTCATACGCAGATAAACAAACAAAGTCTTCAGCAACAGCATCTAAAACGTTACCTACTTTGCCTTGCCAGTTATCCAGTGCTTCTTCTACCACTGGCACATAAGTAATATTGCCATGTTTTTCAGCTAACGCCTGCATTTCATCGTTGGCATACAGTTGGTCAATACTGCGTCCACCCCAGTACACAAAAATAGGCTGGGTTAAACCACGGCTAATGCAATTATCTAGCATGCTACGGATATAAGAAAAGCCCGTACCACCAGCAATCATCAGTAGTGGACGCTCACTTTCGTGACGTAGCCATGCATTACCATGTGCAGCATCAATCACCACAGGCTCATTACAGTCTAATGCTGCTTTCATCGCTTCAACAACTTCTAGTGCGTAAGCATTTTGCTCTGCCGCGCCAATATGCAGCTCTAATTCACCTTCTCGGCAAGGGCTGCTCGCAATTGAAAAAGGACGTTTATCTTTCTCACCCATTACAGCAAGTAAGTATTGTCCGGCTTTAAAATCAATTGCCTGCTCAGGCTGTAGCAATATACGATAAGTATTTGCGGCTAATGGTTGTACTGACTTTACTAAACACTGGATAGACATGGTTTTCCTCTAGTCTAACGTTAACACCAAGTCGCTTTCTGCCATCGCTTGACAGGTAAAAATCCATCCTTCAGCTTGTTCGTTTTCTGTGAGCATAGGCTCTAACTGATAACTCACTTCGCCGGATGTTTTGCGGCACATGCACATAGCACATGCTCCTACCTGACAACGATTGGGGAAAGCGATGCCTGCGTCGAGCGCTGCTTGTAATACCGTTTGCTGCGTTGACGCAGTAAAGGTGATGTTATGTGGCAACAGGCGTACTTGGTACATAATAGTTTCTCAGGCTGATCAAGCTCTAACGATCAGCGATAAATAATAATAACTCTATCGCTCAGTATAGCGATAAACAGTTAGATCTCGATCCCTAGTTGTGGCCATATTGCATCAACACGTGCAACAACATCTGGGTTTTTAGTGATTGGGTTGCCCCACTCACGTTTAATCGCATCAGGCCATTTATTGGTCGCATCAAACCCAAGTTTGCTTCCTTGGTGCGTAGTTTGCGATGATGCACTACCTGATAGCGCATTTAATTGTGCTTCTATCAATACCGTATCACGGCTTGGATCCATACGTGTAGTGATCGCCCAAATAACATCATTCCAATCACGGACGTTGACGTCTTGATCACACAAGATGACAAATTTTGCATCAGTAAACTGCGCCATAAAGCCCCAAAGACCAGTCATCACACGCTGTGCTTGTCCAGATTCCGTGTTGGTGATGCTGACTAAAACCATTTGGTTATCAACCGCTGCTGGCGGTAAATAGATATCAACGATTTCAGGAAATTGCTGGCGTAAGTTGGCAATACCGGCTTCAATATCAAAGCTCTTATCTAATGTGCTGACAACACTTGGTGTACTTGCCAGTTCAGCGTCCCACTTCACCGTCGCATCTAAGCCCATCTTAGAGCCAAGACCTACCACTGGAGAGGCAAAATCTAAGGAATCAATCGGCGTGTTATCAATAAATAACGTGTCACGTACTGGTTCCATATGGGTTGTCATGGCTTCTACCACACTATCCCAATTACGCGCATCGACACTCTCGTCACACACAATGACATATTTGGTATACATGAACTGACGCAGGAAAGACCACACTCCCATCATCACTCGTTTGGCGTGACCTGGATATTGCTTCTTCATCGTCACTACAGCCATGCGGTATGAACATCCTTCTGGCGGCAGGTAAAAGTCAGTGATTTCAGGAAATTGCTTTTGCAAAATAGGCACAAAGACTTCATTAAGTGCCACACCCAATACCGCAGGCTCATCTGGCGGACGACCAGTGTAAGTGCTGTGGTAGATAGGATCGTTACGCATTGTGATATGCGTGATGGTAAAGACGTGATGACGCTCTTTCTCGTTATAGTAACCCGTATGATCGCCATAAGGACCTTCATCGGCAAACTCTTCGGGATCAATATAACCTTCCATCACAATTTCTGCGCTCGCTGGCACATCTAAATCATTGGTTAGGCTCTTGACTACTTCTGTTCGACGACCACGCAGTAGGCCTGCAAAGGCATATTCCGATAATGTATCAGGAATAGGCGTTACCGCGCCAAGCACGGTTGCAGGATCAGCACCAAAAGCAACAGTGATTGGGAATTTTTCACCGGGATGGGTTTCTATCCAATCTCGTAAATCAAGCGCGCCACCACGATGAGCAAGCCAACGCATGATGATTTTATTTTTAGCAATTTTTTGCTGGCGATAAATACCTAAGTTTTGGCGTTTTTTATGTGGCCCTTTGGTGATAGTTAATCCCCACGTAAGCAATGGTGCAACATCATCAGGCCAACAGCTCATCACAGGGATTTTATCTAAATCAACGTCATCACCTTGCCACACAATCTCTTGGCACGGTGCATTGCGCAGACGCTTCACTGGCATATTAAGCACTTGCTTAAACGCCGGTAATTTATCTAACGCTTCACGAAAACCACGTGGCGGCTCAGGCTCTTTTAAATATGCCAACAACTTACCGACTTCACGCAATTCTTTAACTTCAGAGCGCCCCATCCCCATCGCCACTCGTTGTGGGGTACCAAATAAATTAGCCAGTACCGGCATATCGTAGCCAATAGGATTTTCAAATAATAACGCGGGGCCACCAGCACGTAAGGTGCGGTCGCTAATTTCCGTTATTTCCTGATCTGGATCGACAGCCTGCTTAATTCGCTTCAACTGCCCGTTCTGTTCTAAATAGGCGATGAAGTCTCGCAGATCCTTGAATTTCATATCTGATACCACGATTGAGCTACGCCTTTAATATCAAAGATAGAGGCGCAGGGATGAGAATGATTTTCGCTAGTATAACCAGTTGTGCGCACTAAAACACCCATCAACAGGCGCTAATTTCATCACAAAAAAGAGAAAAAAAACGCCATAATCCTTATAAAAACAAAGACTATTTACGAGTTATTGGAGGTATTTGACCTGTCGGTAATATTTCTTTGATGTGCGCGACTAAATCAGGATCAGTACTGATTACTAATAATTGTTGTAACCAATGATCATGACCTTGTTTCATCAAATAAGGAGTGATGAGTGATCGTTCAATCTGATCGCCTAACTGTATCTGCAAAAACGATTTCGCCATTTCGGGTAATGGATTAAAGGACGTCAATGCGCGATAAGCTGGCTCTTTGAGTGAAGGATTTGAAGTGGCTGCAATTAACTGGCTAACAACAAAATCAGAAGCTGATGAAGTAGATAAGCGTTGTAGTTCCGCCAAGCTGTATTGATCGGTACGGCGACGC is part of the Photobacterium angustum genome and harbors:
- a CDS encoding 2Fe-2S iron-sulfur cluster-binding protein, yielding MMYQVRLLPHNITFTASTQQTVLQAALDAGIAFPNRCQVGACAMCMCRKTSGEVSYQLEPMLTENEQAEGWIFTCQAMAESDLVLTLD
- the fre gene encoding NAD(P)H-flavin reductase, translated to MSIQCLVKSVQPLAANTYRILLQPEQAIDFKAGQYLLAVMGEKDKRPFSIASSPCREGELELHIGAAEQNAYALEVVEAMKAALDCNEPVVIDAAHGNAWLRHESERPLLMIAGGTGFSYIRSMLDNCISRGLTQPIFVYWGGRSIDQLYANDEMQALAEKHGNITYVPVVEEALDNWQGKVGNVLDAVAEDFVCLSAYDIYVCGRFEMAGAARERFCSDKNAQREHMFADAFAFI
- the ubiD gene encoding 4-hydroxy-3-polyprenylbenzoate decarboxylase encodes the protein MKFKDLRDFIAYLEQNGQLKRIKQAVDPDQEITEISDRTLRAGGPALLFENPIGYDMPVLANLFGTPQRVAMGMGRSEVKELREVGKLLAYLKEPEPPRGFREALDKLPAFKQVLNMPVKRLRNAPCQEIVWQGDDVDLDKIPVMSCWPDDVAPLLTWGLTITKGPHKKRQNLGIYRQQKIAKNKIIMRWLAHRGGALDLRDWIETHPGEKFPITVAFGADPATVLGAVTPIPDTLSEYAFAGLLRGRRTEVVKSLTNDLDVPASAEIVMEGYIDPEEFADEGPYGDHTGYYNEKERHHVFTITHITMRNDPIYHSTYTGRPPDEPAVLGVALNEVFVPILQKQFPEITDFYLPPEGCSYRMAVVTMKKQYPGHAKRVMMGVWSFLRQFMYTKYVIVCDESVDARNWDSVVEAMTTHMEPVRDTLFIDNTPIDSLDFASPVVGLGSKMGLDATVKWDAELASTPSVVSTLDKSFDIEAGIANLRQQFPEIVDIYLPPAAVDNQMVLVSITNTESGQAQRVMTGLWGFMAQFTDAKFVILCDQDVNVRDWNDVIWAITTRMDPSRDTVLIEAQLNALSGSASSQTTHQGSKLGFDATNKWPDAIKREWGNPITKNPDVVARVDAIWPQLGIEI